A stretch of DNA from Variovorax paradoxus:
GGCCGCATCCTGCGCAAGCCGCTGCGCTTCACCGCCGTGTACGTCGCCATCGTGGCCGGCATGGGCCTGCTGTACCTGAGCCTGCCCGGCGGCTTCCTGCCCGAAGAGGACCAGGGCAGCGTGATGGTGATCGCGACGCTGCCCGCTGGCGCGACGTCGGGCCGCACCGATGAAGTGAACCGCGCCATCGAAAAGCACTTTCTCGAAACCGAGAAAGACACGACCGACACCATCTTCACGCTTACCGGCTGGAGCTACAGCGGCTCGGGGCAGAACATGGGCATGGCGTTTGTCTCGCTGAAGGACTGGTCCGAGCGCGCCAGTGCGGACAAGCGCGCGCACGCCATCGTCGAGCGTGCGGGCAAGGCGCTGGCCAGGCAGCAGCGCGACGCCGAAGTCTTCGGCATGGTGCCGCCGCCGATCGAAGGGCTGGGGGAATCGAACGGCTTCGAGTTCTGGCTGCAGGACATCTCGGGCATGGGTGCCGAGCGGCTCTTGCAGGCGCGCGAGACGCTGGTGCGCGAGGCCAACAAGGACAAGCGCCTGCAGTCGGTGCGCGCGAACAGCGTGGCCGGCACGCCGCAGCTGCAGGTCGACATCGACCAGCTGAAGGCCTCGGCCCTGCGGCTGTCGCTGGACGACGTGAACACCACGCTGGGCATCGCCTGGGGCGGCAGCTACGTCAACGACTTCATCGACCGCGGCCGCGTGAAGCGCGTGTACGTGCAGGCCGATGCGCCGTACCGTTCGGCGCCGGACGACATCAGCCAGTGGTTCGTGCGCGGCAGCACGGGTGCGATGACGCCGTTCTCGGCGTTTGCGACCACGCGCTGGGCGCAGGGCGCGTCGCAACTGGAGCGCTACAACGGCGTGCCCGCGGTGCAGATCCAGGGCGCGGCCGCGCAGGGCATCAGCTCGGGCACGGCCATGGCGGCCATCGAGAGCCTCGCGAAGCAGCAGAGCGGCACGGGACAGGCCTGGAGCGGCCTCTCGTATCAGGAGCGGCTGTCGGGCGGGCAGGCGCCGCTGCTGTTCGCGCTGTCGATCCTCGTGGTGTTCCTGTGTCTGGCGGCGCTGTACGAGAGCTGGTCGGTGCCGGTCTCGGTGATGCTGGTGATTCCGCTGGGCGTGCTCGGCGCGGTGATCGCGGCGGCGCTGCGCGGGTTGTCGAACGACATCTACTTCCAGGTCGGCCTGCTCGCGACGATCGGCCTGTCGGCCAAGAACGCGATCCTGATCATCGAGTTCGCGGAGGCTGCGCTGCGGCGTGGCGTGCCGCTGCTCGAAGCGGTGGCCGAAGGCGCGCGCCTGCGGTTGCGGCCGATCCTGATGACATCGCTGGCGTTCCTGGCCGGCGTGATCCCGCTGGCGCTTGCCACCGGCGCGGGCTCGGGCAGCCAGACCGCGATCGGCACCGGTGTGTTCGGTGGCGTGCTTGCAGCGACGGCGCTGGGCATCTTCTTCGTGCCGCTGTTCTACCTGCTGGTGAAGCGCTTGGCCGCAAGGCTGATGGGGCGCAAGGCGGGCGCTGAGCAAGTGGCCTGAGGCCATCGCTGCGAAAGGCCGTGAAGCTTTTTTGACGGCCTCGCCGGAACAGCGCTTTCGGCAGGGTAGAATTCAAGGCTGCGCGGCTGTAGCTCAGTTGGATAGAGTACTTGGCTACGAACCAAGGGGTCGTGGGTTCAATTCCTGCCAGCCGCACCATCTCTCGAATAGCCTGGAAGGGTTTCTCTTCCAGGCTATTTTCGTTTGGGGCCCTCGCAGAGAGGGTTTCGCTGCCCGCATTCGCTGCGCGGCACGCGCCCACAAAAAAACCGCCCGAAGGCGGCTTCTTGACGTCGATACAGACACCTGCCAGGCCAAGCCTGCGCAGCCGTCGTCGCACCGCAAGTCTTACTTCTTCTTGGCGACAGCCTTCTTGGCGGGAGCCTTGGCGACGACTGCCTTGGTGACAGCTGCCTTCGTAACAGCAGCCTTCTTGGGAGCGGCGGCCTTCTTGGCAGCGGGTGCAGCAGCGGCCTTTTCAGCCTTGCGCTTGGCAGCCTTGGGATCGATGGCGGCCTTGAAGGCAGCGCCGGCGACGAACTTCGGCACCTTGGTGGCGGCGATCTTGATCTTGGTGCCGGCTTGGGGGTTGAAGCCCGAGCGTGCAGCGCGTGCGACTTGCTTGAAAGTACCGAAGCCGACCAGCTGGACCGAGTCGCCCTTCTTCACGGCAGCGACGACGCTGCTGGTGATCGTTTCGAGCACGCGTGCGGCCTCGGCCTTGCTCAGGTTGTGGGTGGTGGCGATCTTCTCGACCAGTTCGATGCGGTTCATTCAGTATTCCTTGGATGGTATGGCGCCGTGTTGCCTACGGCGGCCCAGGCTGTTCGGGGCGGGGCGGAGTGTACCGGGTCGGATGGGCCTCTTTGGCGCAGCGTGGGCGAGATGCGTCACAACAGGCCTCATTGCGGGCTGCTTTCGTTGGCATTTTCAGCTTTCGATCACAAAGGTTTGGAGGCGAGAAAAAACACGCTATAATCGAAAGCTGTGCGGCTGTAGCTCAGTTGGATAGAGTACTTGGCTACGAACCAAGGGGTCGTGGGTTCAATTCCTGCCAGCCGCACCACTCTTCAAGGGTTAGCTCGTTTTTCGAGCTAACCCTTTTTCTTTGGCCGGTCATTGCGCCGGGCTCGCATCAAGGACGCGCCGGCCGCGCGTCCTTCCAGAGGCCGGCCCGCTTGGCCTTCGCTTCTTCCTCCGCGAATTCGTACTGCCCGCGCTCCTGGGGCGACAGGCGCTGCGCCTGCGCGGGCTGCCAGCGCGCCAATCCGACAGTCAGCAATGCCAGGCCTGCGTCGAGCGTCCTCGGGCCGCTGGGCGCCGAGTCCGGCGTCACCATCACGCGGCAGATGCGTTCGCGGGTGTGCGATGTGGGATCGTCGCAGTCGACGTCCGCCGGCTTCAGGCGGACCATGTCGTGCATCTTCTGTCGGGCCTGGTCTGCGAAGGGCTGCCCGGGCTTCGGTGCCTCGATGCCCTGCAGGCGCACGAGACGCCACGCGTCGGCACTGGCCGCGTCGCCGCAACGGGCGGTCACGGTGTCGCCGCCGTGGATGCTGACGACGAAGCAGGTCTGCGTTCTGGCGCGAGCGCTGAAGGGAAGAAAGACCAGCATGCTGGCAAGGGCCGCGAGCGCGCACAAATGAAGCCTCGCCGAGGCATGGCGACGGTGTGGGAAATGTCCGATGGCGATCACGGGGGCTCCTGTCTCCTGGACATTGCGGTTGCGGCAAACTCACCGGCTTGTAGGGCGCGGCAAGGGCGCCCAGTATTTCCGATTTGAAGGGCTCTGCATTGAACAAGGCATTCACCAAGGAGTCGGACGCCGATGCGGACGACGACGATGACGGCGCAGGTGGCGCGATGCCCCCGCTGCCGGCCGGCAGCAAGAACTACATCACGCCCGAAGGCTACGCGCGCCTGCGAGACGAACTGCTGCAACTGATGGACGAGGAGCGCCCCAAGGTCGTCGAGGCCGTGCACTGGGCCGCGAAGAACGGCGACCGCTCCGAGAACGGCGACTACCTCTACGGCAAGAAGCGCCTGCGCGAGATCGACCGGCGCATCCGCTTCCTCGGCAAGCGGCTCGAGATCGCGGAGATCACCGACCCGTCGGTGCACCACGGGCGCGACCAGGTCTTCTTCGGTGCCACGGTCCGCTATGCCGACGAGACCGGCGAGGAGCGCAGCGTCACGATCCTCGGCATCGACGAGGCCGAGAGCGCCAAGTCGGAGGTCAGCTGGATTTCCCCGATCGCACGTGCGCTGCTCAAGGCGCGCGAAGGCGACGTGGTGAAGCTCATCACGCCCGGCGGGGCGCACGAGGTGGAGATCCTGTCGGTGAGCTACCCGGCGCCGCGCACGTCGGCGAGCTGACGAAGAAGGTCAGGGCGCCGGAATCGTCCGCGCCGCGGTCAGCACCGACGCGGTCCGCCGCGCAGCGCGCAGCACGGCGTCGAGGTGCGAACGGTCGCGCACCGCGATCACGAAGCGAAGGTCGGTCGAGTCCTGCGGGGTCTCGTCGGCCATTTCCACGTGGGTGATGTCGGCTTCGGCGTCGGCCAGGGTGGCCGCCACGCGGGCCAGCACGCCCTTGTCGTTGCGGACGGTGATGACCACGCCGGTCTCGAAGGCACGCGTGGGCTCGTCGGCCCATTCGACCGCGAAGAAGCGTTCGCTGTCCTTGTTGCGCAGGCGCTGGCCGACGCCGCAGTCGTCGGTGTGCACCACCAGCCCCTCGCCGTGTCCGAGGTAGCCGACGAT
This window harbors:
- a CDS encoding HU family DNA-binding protein → MNRIELVEKIATTHNLSKAEAARVLETITSSVVAAVKKGDSVQLVGFGTFKQVARAARSGFNPQAGTKIKIAATKVPKFVAGAAFKAAIDPKAAKRKAEKAAAAPAAKKAAAPKKAAVTKAAVTKAVVAKAPAKKAVAKKK
- a CDS encoding thermonuclease family protein encodes the protein MIAIGHFPHRRHASARLHLCALAALASMLVFLPFSARARTQTCFVVSIHGGDTVTARCGDAASADAWRLVRLQGIEAPKPGQPFADQARQKMHDMVRLKPADVDCDDPTSHTRERICRVMVTPDSAPSGPRTLDAGLALLTVGLARWQPAQAQRLSPQERGQYEFAEEEAKAKRAGLWKDARPARP
- the greB gene encoding transcription elongation factor GreB, with product MNKAFTKESDADADDDDDGAGGAMPPLPAGSKNYITPEGYARLRDELLQLMDEERPKVVEAVHWAAKNGDRSENGDYLYGKKRLREIDRRIRFLGKRLEIAEITDPSVHHGRDQVFFGATVRYADETGEERSVTILGIDEAESAKSEVSWISPIARALLKAREGDVVKLITPGGAHEVEILSVSYPAPRTSAS